A part of Astyanax mexicanus isolate ESR-SI-001 chromosome 2, AstMex3_surface, whole genome shotgun sequence genomic DNA contains:
- the LOC103029962 gene encoding kinesin-like protein KIF21A isoform X8 has protein sequence MDSQQDAIYSNCTEKLIEGCFEGYNATVFAYGQTGSGKTYTMGTGFDVSISEDECGIIPRAVTHLFRGIEERRQAAIDQGRPVPEFKINAQFLELYNEEVLDLFDTTRDAEARKQKSNIKIHEDATGGIYTVGVTTRTVTSEAEMMQCLKLGALSRTTASTQMNVQSSRSHAIFTIHLCQVRVCASDNNNETDNRLANGSSEMNEFETLTAKFHFVDLAGSERLKRTGATGDRAKEGISINCGLLALGNVISALGDKSKRSTHVPYRDSKLTRLLQDSLGGNSQTMMIACISPSDRDFMETLNTLKYANRARNIKNKVVVNQDRASQQISALRTEIARLQMELMEYRTGKRMIGEDGLESINDMVHENSMLQTENNNLRVRVKAMQETIDAQRARLTQLLSDQANQVLARAGEGNEEIGNMIQNYIKEIEELRAKLLESEAVNENLRKSLSRVSTRSSLYGGPSSFIPPENGASDIIEMAKKDLEKLKKKEKKKKKRLQQMAECTHEDPENDSVIKEEGPDNDQPSDRISEEAEADGSDHEEGDDGEGEAEEDEMEAEESSDESDSEQEEKAVDCQADLANITCEIAIKQKLIDELENSQQRLHTLKQQYEQKLMMLQSKIRDTQLERDRVLHNMGSVESCTEEKAKKIKAEYERKLSSMNKELQKLQSAQKEHARLLKNQSQYEKQLKKLQQEVSEMKKTKVGLMKQMKEQQEKNRVSETRRNREIATLKKDQRRHEHQLRQLEAQRKQQELILRRRTEEVTSLRRQVRPSSGKVNRKVSLPEPLHEPASRTGPTRPQAAGATAPNGTRKYQMRTGGVSTKTARAKWQSLERRISDIIMQRMTISNMEADMNRLLKQREDLTKRREKVSRKRDKIAVEGADAERTVLSFNEEMESLTANIDYINDSIADCQANIMQMEEAKEEGDAVDVSAVISSCTLSEARFLLDHFLSMAINKGLQAAQKEAQIKVMEGRLKQTEINSATQNQLLFHMLKEKAEVNPELDALLGNALQELGNTPVENGDESSSDESDRSPATEGGSLASDLMKLCGESRPRSKARRRTTTQMELLYASSADPDAPPDDFSAPLLPVLESPDASGGRLSPSSLMSRTSMSGVRSPTATERTSAAERSPLTRRRIQERSQTPIDKPTSPDSKQSDDSFVLEAQRGVINPVASSKGSRAPRLQCVYTAEGHTKALMCVDSTDDLLFTGSKDRTCKVWNLVTGQEIMSLGEHPSSVVSVKYCSSLVFTVSTSYIKVWDIRDSAKCIRTLTSSGQVSQGDSCAAMGNRAVAIPPGENQINQIALNPSGTFMYAAAGNSVRMWDLRRFVSTGKLTGHLGPVMCLAVDQLGSSQDVVITGSKDHNIKMFDVVEGAQGSISSTHNFEPAHRDGMEALSIHGDSLYSAGRDHCIKKWDLSRKQLQQQQVDRAHSDWMSALTVVPGSRVLLTACRGGLLKLWNSDTLRPLGELRGHDSGVNSISTNSTHLFTASEDRTVRIWQVKGSLDDGLY, from the exons ATGATGCAGTGCCTGAAGCTGGGTGCCCTGTCCCGCACTACAGCCAGCACTCAGATGAACGTCCAGAGCTCACGCTCACATGCCATCTTCACCATCCACCTGTGCCAAGTCCGAGTCTGCGCCTCCGACAAC AACAATGAGACAGACAACAGACTGGCCAACGGATCTTCTGAGATGAACGAATTTGAAACCCTCACTGCAAAGTTTCACTTTGTAGACTTGGCTGGTTCAGAACGACTGAAGAGAACAGGAGCAACAGGAGACAGGGCTAAAGAGGGCATCTCCATCAACTGTGGACTG CTTGCTTTAGGTAATGTCATCAGCGCTCTGGGGGACAAAAGCAAGCGCTCCACGCATGTGCCTTACCGTGACTCAAAGCTCACACGCCTTCTTCAGGATTCCTTAGGAGGAAACAG TCAGACAATGATGATAGCTTGTATCAGCCCCTCGGACCGGGACTTTATGGAGACCTTGAACACACTGAAGTACGCTAACCGGGCTCGCAACATCAAGAACAAAGTAGTGGTGAACCAGGACCGGGCCAGCCAGCAGATCAGCGCCCTCAGGACGGAGATAGCTCGGTTGCAGATGGAGCTCATGGAATACAGGACG GGTAAGCGTATGATTGGAGAGGATGGATTGGAGAGCATTAACGACATGGTCCATGAGAACTCCATGCTGCAGACTGAGAATAATAACCTGCGTGTGCGAGTCAAGGCCATGCAGGAGACCATCGATGCTCAGAGAGCTCGGCTCACCCAGCTGCTGAGCGATCAGGCCAACCAGGTCCTCGCTAGAGCAG GTGAAGGGAACGAGGAGATTGGAAATATGATCCAGAACTACATCAAAGAGATTGAGGAACTCAG GGCCAAGCTACTGGAGAGTGAGGCTGTGAATGAGAACCTGCGAAAGAGCCTCTCTCGAGTCTCCACGCGTTCCTCTCTGTACGGAGGACCCTCGTCTTTTATTCCTCCGGAGAATGGGGCCTCTGACATCATTGAGATGGCCAAGAAAGACCTGGAGAAgctgaagaagaaagaaaagaaaaagaaaaagag ACTCCAGCAGATGGCAGAATGTACCCATGAGGACCCTGAGAATGACAG TGTCATCAAAGAAGAAGGCCCTGATAATGACCAGCCGTCAGACAGAATCAGCGAGGAGGCAGAGGCG GATGGAAGTGATCACGAAGAGGGAGATGACGGAGAGGGAGAGGCGGAGGAGGACGAGATGGAGGCGGAAGAGAGCTCAGACGAGTCCGACTCGGAGCAGGAAGAGAAAG CAGTGGACTGTCAAGCAGACCTGGCCAACATTACGTGTGAGATTGCCATTAAGCAGAAGCTGATTGATGAGCTAGAGAACAGTCAGCAGCGTCTTCACACTCTGAAGCAGCAGTACGAGCAGAAACTCATGATGCTACAGAGCAAGATCCGGGACACACAGCTGGAGAGAGACCGCGTGCTGCACAATATGG GTTCGGTGGAGTCGTGCACAGAGGAGAAAGCGAAGAAGATCAAGGCAGAGTATGAGAGGAAACTGAGCTCTATGAATAAAGAGCTGCAGAAACTGCAGTCAGCTCAGAAGGAGCATGCTCGTCTGCTCAAGAACCAGTCCCAGTACGAGAAACAGCTGAAGAAACTGCAGCAGGAGGTGTCTGAGATGAAGAAGACTAAG GTGGGACTAATGAAACAAATGAAGGAGCAGCAGGAGAAGAACCGTGTGTCAGAAACCAGACGGAACCGTGAGATTGCCACACTGAAGAAAGACCAGCGCAGACATGAG CACCAGCTGCGGCAGTTGGAAGCACAGAGGAAACAACAGGAGCTCATCCTGCGCAGAAGAACAGAGGAG gTAACATCTCTGAGGCGACAAGTACGACCCTCCTCTGGGAAGGTCAATCGTAAGGTCAGTTTGCCTGAGCCTCTGCATGAGCCTGCCTCCCGAACCGGTCCCACCAGACCACAGGCTGCCGGGGCTACTGCACCCAATGGAACCAG GAAATACCAAATGAGAACAGGGGGTGTGTCCACCAAGACAGCACGGGCCAAGTGGCAGTCACTAGAGAGGCGGATTAGTGACATCATCATGCAAAGGATGACTATCTCTAACATGGAGGCTGATATGAACCGTCTCCTCAAG CAACGAGAGGATTTGACCAAACGCAGGGAGAAGGTTTCAAGAAAGAGGGATAAAATTGCAGTGGAGGGAGCAGATGCAGAGAGGACTGTCCTGTCTTTCAACGAGGAGATGGAATCTCTTACTGCCAACATTGACTACATCAACGACAGCATTGCAGACTGCCAGGCCAACATCATGCAGATGGAAGAAGCTAAG GAAGAGGGTGATGCAGTGGATGTCTCTGCAGTGATCAGCTCATGCACTCTGTCTGAGGCTCGCTTCCTACTCGACCATTTCCTCTCTATGGCAATCAATAAG GGCCTGCAGGCAGCACAGAAGGAGGCTCAGATCAAAGTGATGGAGGGCCGTCTGAAGCAGACAGAGATAAACAGCGCCACACAGAACCAGCTGCTCTTCCACATGCTGAAGGAGAAGGCAGAAGTCAATCCAGAGCTGGATGCACTTCTGGGGAATGCTCTGCAAG AGCTAGGTAACACACCTGTCG AGAATGGTGATGAAAGCAGCAGTGATGAATCTGATCGGAGTCCAGCCACTGAAGGGGG CTCTCTAGCCTCAGATCTAATGAAGCTGTGTGGAGAATCCAGACCCAGAAGTAAG GCTCGTAGAAGAACAACCACACAGATGGAGTTGCTGTATGCCAGCAGTGCTGACCCTGATGCTCCTCCAGATGATTTCTCCGCCCCTCTCCTGCCGGTGCTGGAGAGCCCAGATGCCAGCGGGGGCCGGTTGTCTCCCTCTAGTCTGATGTCCAGGACAAGCAT GTCTGGTGTTAGATCTCCAACAGCAACTGAAAGGACGTCAGCAGCGGAGCGATCTCCACTGACCCGCAGGAGAATACAGGAAAGAAGTCAGACCCCCATAGACAAGCCCACCAGCCCGGACAGCAAACA GTCTGATGACTCTTTTGTGTTAGAAGCTCAAAG GGGAGTGATCAACCCAGTGGCATCCTCAAAAGGCAGTCGAGCACCCAGGCTGCAGTGTGTGTACACAGCTGAGGGACACACTAAAGCCTTGATGTGTGTGGACTCTACTGATGATTTACTATTTACCGGTTCAAAGG ACCGCACATGTAAGGTATGGAACCTGGTAACAGGGCAGGAAATCATGTCTCTGGGAGAACACCCCAGCAGTGTGGTTTCTGTCAAGTACTGCTCCAGCCTGGTCTTCACTGTCTCCACCTCCTACATCAAAGTGTGGGACATCCGTGATTCAGCCAAGTGCATCCGAACACTGAC ATCTTCTGGGCAGGTGTCTCAGGGTGATAGCTGTGCTGCTATGGGCAACCGAGCCGTTGCCATCCCTCCTGGAGAGAATCAGATCAACCAGATCGCGCTGAATCCTTCAGGAACGTTCATGTATGCTGCAGCTGGCAACTCCGTTAGAATGTGGGATCTGAGAAG GTTTGTTTCTACAGGGAAACTAACAGGTCACCTTGGGCCAGTAATGTGTCTTGCAGTGGATCAGCTGGGCAGCAGTCAGGATGTGGTCATCACAGGGTCCAAGGACCACAACATAAAG aTGTTTGATGTGGTGGAGGGGGCTCAGGGGAGCATTTCTTCAACTCATAACTTTGAGCCTGCTCATCGGGATGGCATGGAAGCCTTGAGTATACACGGAGACTCGCTGTACAGTGCTGGCAGAGACCATTGCATCAAGAAATGGGACTTATCTAGAAAGCAGCTTCAGCag CAGCAGGTAGACAGAGCCCATTCGGACTGGATGAGTGCTTTGACGGTGGTTCCAGGATCCAGGGTGCTACTGACTGCGTGCAGAGGAGGACTGCTGAAGTTATGGAATTCAGACACACTCAGACCTCTAGGGGAGCTAAGAGGACACGACAGTGGTGTCAACAGCATCTCCACTAACAGCACTCATCTCTTTACAGCCTCAGA AGACAGAACCGTGCGGATCTGGCAGGTTAAGGGTTCTCTGGACGATGGGCTCTACTGA